CCGGACGCGCAGGCGCTGCGCCAGCTGCACGAAGAGGTGAAGCGCGTGCTCGAGGCGAGCGTGCGTCGCAAGGGCACAGCCGCCGACATCACCCGGCGCATCGATGAGGTTTTACTCCACCCGGTGTGGGGGTTGCTCATCATGGCCACGCTGTTCTTTGTCATCTTCCAGGCGGTGTTCAGCTGGGCGAAGATGCCACAGGAGCTGCTGCAGGCCGCCATCGAGTGGCTGTCAGACACCGTGCGCAGCCACATGGCCGAAGGTGCGCTGCGAAGCCTTCTCACCGAAGGGGTGATTGCCGGGGTGGGAAGCGTGATCGTCTTCGTGCCTCAGATCCTGGTGCTGTTCTTCTTCATCTTGATTCTCGAGGACTCGGGATACATGGCGCGCGCCGCGTTCCTGCTCGATCGTCTCATGGGCGGGGTCGGACTCCACGGCCGCGCGTTCATCCCCTTGCTGAGCAGCTTTGCCTGTGCCATCCCGGGCATCATGGCCACCCGCACCATCGAGAATCCCCGCGATCGCCTGGCCACGATTCTCATCGCCCCCCTGATGACGTGCTCGGCCCGCCTTCCCGTCTACGCCCTTATCATCGCCGCGTTCATACCGAACCGATCGGTGCTGGGCCCCCTCAGGCTGCAGGGCCTCGTGCTGTTCACCCTCTACGCCTCGGGCATCATCTCCGCGCTGATCGTGGCGTGGCTGCTGAAGAAGACGCTGTTCACCGGACCACGCCCACCGCTCATCCTCGAGCTGCCCACCTACAAGACCCCTTCGGTGAAGAGCGTGACACTCGGGCTCCTCGAACGTCTCGTCGTGTTCCTGAAACGTGCGGGCACCCTCATTCTGAGCGCCATGATTGTGGTCTGGTTCCTCAGCTCCCATCCCGCGCCGCCACCCACCGACGTGAACGGCCCGCTCATCCAGTACAGCTTTGCGGGCATGCTCGGACGCGCGCTGGCCCCCCTGTTCAGCCCTGTTGGATTCAACTGGGAGATCGTGGTGGCGCTCATCCCGGGCCTCGCAGCCCGCGAG
This Pseudomonadota bacterium DNA region includes the following protein-coding sequences:
- the feoB gene encoding ferrous iron transport protein B, encoding PDAQALRQLHEEVKRVLEASVRRKGTAADITRRIDEVLLHPVWGLLIMATLFFVIFQAVFSWAKMPQELLQAAIEWLSDTVRSHMAEGALRSLLTEGVIAGVGSVIVFVPQILVLFFFILILEDSGYMARAAFLLDRLMGGVGLHGRAFIPLLSSFACAIPGIMATRTIENPRDRLATILIAPLMTCSARLPVYALIIAAFIPNRSVLGPLRLQGLVLFTLYASGIISALIVAWLLKKTLFTGPRPPLILELPTYKTPSVKSVTLGLLERLVVFLKRAGTLILSAMIVVWFLSSHPAPPPTDVNGPLIQYSFAGMLGRALAPLFSPVGFNWEIVVALIPGLAAREVAVAALGTVYAVSGSEAGLGETLAHAWSLPTALAFLAWYVYAPQCLSTLAITRRETNSWRWPIVMAAYMFALAYLAAFVTYHVASWMLAS